The Deltaproteobacteria bacterium GWC2_65_14 nucleotide sequence TGCGAAGGAGATGGGGAAGAAGATCCCCGAGGAGCCGCTGATCTTCCTCAAGGCCCCCTCCGCCCTGAACCGTCCCGGCGGGGACGTGGTCTACCCGGCCGCCTCCCGCCGCGTGGACTACGAGGCGGAGCTGGCCGTCGTCATCGGGAAGAGGGCGAAGGACGTACGGGAAAGCGAAGCCCCCTCGGTGATTCTGGGGTACACCGGCATCAACGACGTGACCGCCCGGGACCTCCAGGCGAAGGACGGGCTCTACGCCCGCGCGAAGGGGTTCGACACCTTCGCCCCGCTGGGGCCCTGGATCGAGACGGAGCTGGACCCGTCCGGGCTTTCCGTCCGCTGCACCGTGAACGGCGTGGTGCGCCAGGACGGGAACACCCGGGAGATGGGGGCCTCGGTGTTCCGGCTCGTGGAGTTCATCTCGCACGTCATGACCCTCCTCCCGGGCGACGTCATCGCGACGGGGACTCCCCCCGGCGTGGGCCCCGTGCAGGTGGGCGACGAGATGACGGTCGAGATCGAGGGGATCGGCAGGCTCACGAACCGGATCGTCGCGCAGTAACGAAAACCAATCAAGGGAGACACCGCAGAGATGACCCGATTTACCCTGTCCGGGCGGATCCAGGCCCTTCCGCCCTACCTGTTCGCCGAGATCGACCGGAAGAAGCAGGAAGTCCGGGCCCGCGGAATGGACATCATCGACCTGGGCGTGGGAGACCCCGACCGCCCGACCCCGAAATTCATCGTGGACCGGATGAAGCGGGAGGCGGCCGTCCCGGCGAACCACCGGTATCCCTCGTACGAGGGGCTCCCGGCCTTCCGGGACGCGGCGGCAAAGTGGTACCGGCGGCGGTTCGGCGTTGCGCTGGATCCCGCCTCCGAGGTGGTCGCCCTGATCGGCTCGAAGGAGGGGATCGCCCACTTCCCGATGGCCTTCGTGAACCCGGGGGATGTCGTGCTCGTCCCCGACCCCGGGTATCCCGTCTACCACATCGCCACGATGTTCGCCGGAGGGAAGTCCCACCTCCTCCCCCTGCTGCGCGAGAACGGGTTCCTCCCCGAACTGGAGCGGATTCCCGCCTCCGCGCTGCGGAAGGCGAAGATCCTTTTCCTGAACTACCCGAACAATCCCACCTCGGCGGTGGCGGACCGGGCCTTCTACCGGAAGGTGCTGCGCTTCGCGGAGGCGCACGACCTGATCGTCGCGCACGACGTCGCCTATACGGAGATCTACTTCGGCGACGAGAAGCCGATGAGCATTCTCGACCTGCCGGGGGCGAAGAAGCGGTGCATCGAGTTCCACTCCCTCTCCAAGACCTACAACATGACCGGGTGGAGAATCGGGTTCGCGGTGGGGAACCCCGACCTGGTCGCGGGGCTCGGGAAGG carries:
- a CDS encoding 2-hydroxyhepta-2,4-diene-1,7-dioate isomerase, producing MKIGRYESDGRISFGIVDPKGGTVREIDGAPFDGIRETGAVRRLSEVRLLAPVAPTKIVAVGLNYRDHAKEMGKKIPEEPLIFLKAPSALNRPGGDVVYPAASRRVDYEAELAVVIGKRAKDVRESEAPSVILGYTGINDVTARDLQAKDGLYARAKGFDTFAPLGPWIETELDPSGLSVRCTVNGVVRQDGNTREMGASVFRLVEFISHVMTLLPGDVIATGTPPGVGPVQVGDEMTVEIEGIGRLTNRIVAQ
- a CDS encoding LL-diaminopimelate aminotransferase is translated as MTRFTLSGRIQALPPYLFAEIDRKKQEVRARGMDIIDLGVGDPDRPTPKFIVDRMKREAAVPANHRYPSYEGLPAFRDAAAKWYRRRFGVALDPASEVVALIGSKEGIAHFPMAFVNPGDVVLVPDPGYPVYHIATMFAGGKSHLLPLLRENGFLPELERIPASALRKAKILFLNYPNNPTSAVADRAFYRKVLRFAEAHDLIVAHDVAYTEIYFGDEKPMSILDLPGAKKRCIEFHSLSKTYNMTGWRIGFAVGNPDLVAGLGKVKTNVDSGVFQAIQGAAIAALTEGDAAAEAIRKVYQERRDLLVPGLRALGLDPVDPKATFYVWIPVPKGYGSASFCTHLLTNAGIVTTPGNGFGRSGEGYVRIALTQEKGRLREALDRMKRIGF